In the genome of Deinococcota bacterium, the window GTAACGGTTTCCTGGTGCAAAAGCCACTCGCTGGCCCAGGTGCTGATGCCAGCGATGACGCTTTTTAGGGCCTGCCCCTTTTCGGTGAGGCGGTACTCAATGCGAACAGGAGTCTCAGGGATGACAGTGCGGGTGAGGATACCCTCGAGCTCGAGCTCTTTTAAGCGTTCGCTGAGCATTTTGTCGCTGATATCCGGGATGGTCTGTCTGAGTTCGCGGAAGCGGGTGGCGCCCTGGAGCATGACGAGCAGGATGGCGCCGGTCCAGCGACGGCCGATGATCTCAACAGCCTGGTGGTAAAGGGGGCAGAGGCTTTGGTCATGGGTGTTCATACTTCATCTTACCAAAGGTAAGGGGCTTGACACAAGCAAGTAACTCTTCTATAGTAGCTAACGGGAAGTTAGTAATACCCAAACACCTGGAGGAATTTACATGACCTTGGATCTCGCTCTACTCATCCTGCGCCTCGTCGTCGGCCTGCTCCTCGCCGCTCACGGCGCTCAAAAACTCTTCGGCTGGTTCGGCGGCTACGGCCTCAAAGGCACCAGCGGCTGGATCGCCAGCCTCGGCCTCAAACCCGCAGGACTGTGGACCCTGGCGGCCACGCTAGGCGAGTTCGGTGGGGGACTGCTGCTCGCGCTCGGCCTCCTCACCCCGCTCGGCGCCATTGCCGCTGCTGCGACCATGGTGATGGCCATCGCCCTAGCTCACTGGCCCAAAGTGTTCGCCAGCGATAACGGCTTCGAGTTCCCGCTGGTGCTCCTCGCAACTGCCGTCGCGATTGCGCTCACCGGTCCCGGGGCATACTCCCTCGACACCGTCCTCGGCGTGACCGTTCCCGTTGCACTTATAGGCATCGCCGCGATGCTTGCCGCCCTCAGCATCCTCGTGGCCCTCGTCAGCCGCACAGTCCCTGCAAGCACCACCCAAGCCGCTGAGTAATCCACCATGGGTCTGAGCATGTCGCTCAGGCCCACTCTATTCATCAGCCGCCCTCGTCGGTACGAGCCGGGGCCGAGCCGGGAAACACGATGCGCTCGCCCCACATGAGGAGCAACCATGACCACCCAAACCTCCACCCCCGTCGACTCGACCACCCCCGAGCGCGCCTTCGAACTGGGCATCTACTCGTTCGCCGAGCTGACCCCGGATCCCTTCACCGGGAAGATGGTCAGCCCTACACAACGCATGGCCGATCTCATCGAAGAGATCGAGCTGGCCGATCAGGTCGGCCTGGACGTTTTCGGCCTCGGCGAGCACCACCGCCCCGACTTCATCGTGTCGTCCCCGGCCGTCGTCCTCGCGGCCGCTGCGGCTCGCACCAAAACCATCCGCCTAAGCAGCACGGTCACCGTGCTCAGCTCCGACGACCCGGTCAGGGTCTTTCAGGACTTCGCCACCCTCGATCTGCTCTCTCAGGGTCGCGCCGAGATCATGGCCGGCCGCGGCTCCTTCATCGAGTCCTACCCGCTGTTCGGCTACGACCTGAACGATTACAACGCGCTCTTTGACGAGAAGCTCGGCTTGCTGCTGAAGCTGCGCGCTTCCGAGCGTGTCACCTGGTCGGGCAAATACCGACCCGCGCTGAACGGCTTGGGCGTCTACCCTCGCCCGCTGCAAGAGACGCTTCCGGTGTGGATCGCCGTCGGCGGCACCCCCGAGTCCGTGGTGCGCGCCAGCACCCTGGGCTTGCCTATGGCGCTGGCCATCATCGGCGGTGAACCTGAGCGCTTCACGCCCTTCTTCGAGCTCTACCGGGAAGCGGCGCGCCGGGCCGGACACGACCCCTCGCAGCTCCCGCTGAGCATCAACTCCCACGGCTACCTCGCCGACAACGCTCAGCGAGCGGCAGACGAGTCCTTACCTTCGGTCGCCGCCGTGATGAACAAGATAGGACGGGAGCGCGGCTGGCCGGCGATGACCAGAGAGCAGTATGACGCGGCGCGTTCCTTACGCGGCCATCTCGTGGTCGGAAGCCCGCAGGAAGTCGCCGAGAAGATCCTCTTCCAGCACGAGCTCTTCGGCCATCAGCGACACCTCCTGCAGCTCACCGTCGGCACCTTGCCGCACGACAAGGTCATGCGCGCCATCGAACTGCTCGGCACCGAAGTGGCCCCAGTCGTCCGCAAGGAGATAGGGCGTCGCACCGCTTCGAGCGCGGTGCCGGCTGCAGCTGTCGACTAATTATAGGCAATGAGGCTGTAGTGGGTTGAGTAACAGCATCTCATAGCGAAAGAGGAGAGGGGAATAATCACCACGAGAGCCCGACCCATCTGTGGATTGATGGCAAACACATCCTTTGCTATTGAACACATCTGATGACACAACGACTTGCTGTTAGCGCAAATAAGGGCCATTGAGACCAAACAAGGGAAT includes:
- a CDS encoding LLM class flavin-dependent oxidoreductase, with the translated sequence MTTQTSTPVDSTTPERAFELGIYSFAELTPDPFTGKMVSPTQRMADLIEEIELADQVGLDVFGLGEHHRPDFIVSSPAVVLAAAAARTKTIRLSSTVTVLSSDDPVRVFQDFATLDLLSQGRAEIMAGRGSFIESYPLFGYDLNDYNALFDEKLGLLLKLRASERVTWSGKYRPALNGLGVYPRPLQETLPVWIAVGGTPESVVRASTLGLPMALAIIGGEPERFTPFFELYREAARRAGHDPSQLPLSINSHGYLADNAQRAADESLPSVAAVMNKIGRERGWPAMTREQYDAARSLRGHLVVGSPQEVAEKILFQHELFGHQRHLLQLTVGTLPHDKVMRAIELLGTEVAPVVRKEIGRRTASSAVPAAAVD
- a CDS encoding helix-turn-helix transcriptional regulator → MNTHDQSLCPLYHQAVEIIGRRWTGAILLVMLQGATRFRELRQTIPDISDKMLSERLKELELEGILTRTVIPETPVRIEYRLTEKGQALKSVIAGISTWASEWLLHQETVT
- a CDS encoding DoxX family protein, encoding MTLDLALLILRLVVGLLLAAHGAQKLFGWFGGYGLKGTSGWIASLGLKPAGLWTLAATLGEFGGGLLLALGLLTPLGAIAAAATMVMAIALAHWPKVFASDNGFEFPLVLLATAVAIALTGPGAYSLDTVLGVTVPVALIGIAAMLAALSILVALVSRTVPASTTQAAE